One window of Catonella massiliensis genomic DNA carries:
- a CDS encoding IS110 family RNA-guided transposase, which produces MNIKGTKKKNQVVTANIFEQQELLKKSEVIKENLAASTWRELETNGKFDKNKKLSFISDDMLILGCDVGSETHYMRAIDTRGRELSKSAHSFNNNQEGFRSAKEWAVRIAAEHDKSQIVLGLEPTGHYWFCLATWMITNGISVVQVNPYAVKQTKEVEDNSQLKDDRKDPKLIANLVKDGNFGMPYLPEKIYAELRRLSMFRDQLNEDRIRTINRMHREMKIYFPEYKEALGKVDGAFSLELLKEAPFPDELTALGEEGIRQIWHAAKLRGRGYSRAREILQYAKASVGIKDGSIASKAAVKWFVQKIMELDVELAVIENQINQKCQEIPHTGNVLEISGIGENTLSGILAEMGDISRFDDVKEIQKLSGLGLVACSSGKHKGETKISHRGRKRLRYWLFQAAKSAVAHAEEFKELHMYYTTRADNPLKKMQSLIVIACKLLRIIYTILNTGTKYAPKKMLMDIRRPENKEAIVA; this is translated from the coding sequence ATGAATATTAAAGGCACAAAGAAAAAAAATCAAGTAGTAACAGCAAATATTTTTGAACAGCAGGAGCTTTTGAAAAAATCGGAGGTGATTAAGGAAAATCTCGCAGCTTCAACCTGGCGTGAGTTGGAAACCAATGGTAAGTTCGATAAAAATAAAAAACTCTCTTTTATCAGCGATGACATGCTTATCTTGGGATGTGATGTAGGCAGCGAAACGCACTATATGAGAGCAATTGATACCAGAGGACGGGAACTCAGTAAGTCCGCACATTCTTTCAACAATAATCAAGAGGGCTTCCGGAGTGCAAAGGAATGGGCAGTGAGGATAGCCGCTGAACATGATAAGAGTCAGATAGTGCTTGGCTTAGAGCCGACCGGTCACTACTGGTTCTGCCTTGCTACATGGATGATTACAAATGGAATCAGTGTTGTTCAGGTAAACCCTTATGCTGTTAAGCAGACAAAGGAGGTTGAAGATAACAGCCAGCTCAAGGATGACAGGAAGGATCCAAAACTGATAGCAAATCTTGTCAAGGATGGCAACTTTGGTATGCCATATCTTCCAGAAAAAATCTATGCTGAACTTCGTAGGTTATCCATGTTCAGAGACCAACTGAATGAAGACAGAATTCGAACAATCAACCGGATGCACAGGGAGATGAAGATATATTTCCCGGAGTATAAGGAAGCATTGGGAAAAGTCGATGGAGCATTTAGCCTTGAACTGCTGAAAGAGGCACCATTTCCGGATGAACTGACCGCACTTGGAGAAGAAGGGATAAGACAGATTTGGCATGCTGCTAAACTTAGAGGACGCGGGTACAGCAGAGCCAGAGAAATCTTACAGTACGCAAAAGCAAGTGTTGGGATTAAGGATGGATCTATTGCAAGCAAGGCAGCTGTAAAGTGGTTCGTGCAGAAAATCATGGAACTGGATGTTGAACTTGCTGTTATAGAGAACCAGATCAACCAGAAATGTCAGGAGATACCGCATACAGGTAACGTTCTGGAGATATCTGGGATTGGAGAAAATACACTTTCCGGTATTCTTGCAGAGATGGGAGATATTTCAAGATTTGATGATGTTAAGGAAATACAGAAATTAAGCGGATTAGGCCTTGTGGCATGCAGTTCAGGAAAGCATAAGGGAGAAACCAAAATCAGTCATAGAGGACGCAAACGACTCAGATATTGGTTATTCCAGGCAGCAAAGTCAGCAGTGGCCCATGCAGAGGAATTCAAAGAACTCCATATGTATTATACGACACGAGCCGATAATCCGTTGAAAAAGATGCAGTCATTGATTGTGATAGCCTGCAAGCTTCTGAGGATTATCTATACGATTCTGAATACTGGTACGAAATATGCTCCGAAGAAGATGTTGATGGACATCAGACGTCCGGAAAATAAGGAAGCTATTGTAGCGTAA
- a CDS encoding IS110 family RNA-guided transposase gives MNIKGTKKKNQVVTANIFEQQELLKKSEVIKENLAASTWRELETNGKFDKNKKLSFISDDMLILGCDVGSETHYMRAIDTRGRELSKSAHSFNNNQEGFRSAKEWAVRIAAEHDKSQIVLGLEPTGHYWFCLATWMITNGISVVQVNPYAVKQTKEVEDNSQLKDDRKDPKLIANLVKDGNFGMPYLPEKIYAELRRLSMFRDQLNEDRIRTINRMHREMKIYYPEYNEALGKVDGAFSLELLKEAPFPDELTALGEEGIRQIWHAAKLRGRGYSRAREILQYAKASVGIKDGSIASKAAVKWFVQKIMELDVELAVIENQINQKCQEIPHTGNVLEISGIGENTLSGILAEMGDISRFDDVKEIQKLSGLGLVACSSGKHKGETKISHRGRKRLRYWLFQAAKSAVAHAEEFKELHMYYTTRADNPLKKMQSLIVIACKLLRIIYTILNTGTKYAPKKMLMDIRRPENKEAIVA, from the coding sequence ATGAATATTAAAGGCACAAAGAAAAAAAATCAAGTAGTAACAGCAAATATTTTTGAACAGCAGGAGCTTTTGAAAAAATCGGAGGTGATTAAGGAAAATCTCGCAGCTTCAACCTGGCGTGAGTTGGAAACCAATGGTAAGTTCGATAAAAATAAAAAACTCTCTTTTATCAGCGATGACATGCTTATCTTGGGATGTGATGTAGGCAGCGAAACGCACTATATGAGAGCAATTGATACCAGAGGACGGGAACTCAGTAAGTCCGCACATTCTTTCAACAATAATCAAGAGGGCTTCCGGAGTGCAAAGGAATGGGCAGTGAGGATAGCCGCTGAACATGATAAGAGTCAGATAGTGCTTGGCTTAGAGCCGACCGGTCACTACTGGTTCTGCCTTGCTACATGGATGATTACAAATGGAATCAGTGTTGTTCAGGTAAACCCTTATGCTGTTAAGCAGACAAAGGAGGTTGAAGATAACAGCCAGCTCAAGGATGACAGGAAGGATCCAAAACTGATAGCAAATCTTGTCAAGGATGGCAACTTTGGTATGCCATATCTTCCAGAAAAAATCTATGCGGAGCTTCGTAGGTTATCCATGTTCAGAGACCAACTGAATGAAGACAGAATACGAACAATCAACCGGATGCACAGGGAGATGAAGATATATTACCCGGAGTATAACGAAGCATTGGGAAAAGTCGATGGAGCATTTAGCCTTGAACTGCTGAAAGAGGCACCATTTCCGGATGAACTGACCGCACTTGGAGAAGAAGGGATAAGACAGATTTGGCATGCTGCTAAACTTAGAGGACGCGGGTACAGCAGAGCCAGAGAAATCTTACAGTACGCAAAAGCAAGTGTTGGGATTAAGGATGGATCTATTGCAAGCAAGGCAGCTGTAAAGTGGTTCGTGCAGAAAATCATGGAACTGGATGTTGAACTTGCTGTTATAGAGAACCAGATCAACCAGAAATGTCAGGAGATACCGCATACAGGTAACGTTCTGGAGATATCTGGGATTGGAGAAAATACACTTTCCGGTATTCTTGCAGAGATGGGAGATATTTCAAGATTTGATGATGTTAAGGAAATACAGAAATTAAGCGGATTAGGCCTTGTGGCATGCAGTTCAGGAAAGCATAAGGGAGAAACCAAAATCAGTCATAGAGGACGCAAACGACTCAGATATTGGTTATTCCAGGCAGCAAAGTCAGCAGTGGCCCATGCAGAGGAATTCAAAGAACTCCATATGTATTATACGACACGAGCCGATAATCCGTTGAAAAAGATGCAGTCATTGATTGTGATAGCCTGCAAGCTTCTGAGGATTATCTATACGATTCTGAATACTGGTACGAAATATGCTCCGAAGAAGATGTTGATGGACATCAGACGTCCGGAAAATAAGGAAGCTATTGTAGCGTAA
- a CDS encoding type II toxin-antitoxin system YoeB family toxin, which yields MNIVFTPTAWEHYLEWQKDDKKVVKRINDLIKSIDREGVLQGIGKPETLKYRKLPVYYK from the coding sequence ATGAATATTGTATTCACACCAACTGCTTGGGAACATTATTTGGAATGGCAGAAAGATGATAAAAAGGTAGTAAAACGAATTAATGACTTAATTAAGAGCATTGATAGGGAAGGAGTTTTACAGGGAATAGGTAAGCCTGAAACTCTTAAGTATAGAAAGCTTCCTGTATACTATAAATAG
- a CDS encoding type II toxin-antitoxin system Phd/YefM family antitoxin, protein MLAVKSMDVRDNFKSFCDKVFDGETLIVSRPKNQNVVMMSESEYNNIMKAKRNAEYLTMLDKSMAEAEAGKFIMKSIEDLGELE, encoded by the coding sequence ATGTTGGCAGTAAAGAGTATGGATGTAAGGGATAACTTCAAATCTTTTTGCGATAAGGTTTTTGATGGGGAGACATTGATTGTATCCAGACCAAAGAACCAGAATGTAGTAATGATGTCAGAGTCAGAATATAATAATATAATGAAAGCTAAAAGAAATGCAGAATATCTTACCATGCTAGATAAGTCCATGGCAGAAGCAGAAGCAGGGAAATTTATTATGAAGTCCATAGAAGACTTGGGAGAACTTGAATAA
- a CDS encoding TlpA family protein disulfide reductase gives MKTKKTIIPVFLVAAMLAASITACGNKDASSGTKTESGSKVEAGSKVTAQKFPAFKGKDFDGNDVDESLFSKNEATLVNFWFNGCSACVNEMPALEKFSKKLKEQGAELVGINAGTASDEKGLAEAKDILSKQGVTYRNLILPNDHEYVRTIFTFPTTVIVDKQGNIIGDPIVGAIEDEKKQAEILKVIEEIKAGNGVTAKVTSDDKNAPVDPAASLYEEENKVFAENADVWNKLFSKIKKDEAEKNADKPYVEFLTEQFEAAKADFTEEESKVIKEGLTKIAEIEKKIEELRKK, from the coding sequence ATGAAGACAAAAAAGACAATTATTCCTGTATTTTTAGTGGCTGCTATGCTTGCAGCATCAATTACAGCCTGTGGCAACAAGGATGCATCATCTGGCACGAAGACAGAGTCGGGCAGTAAGGTAGAAGCCGGAAGCAAGGTCACAGCACAAAAGTTCCCTGCCTTTAAGGGTAAGGACTTTGACGGAAATGATGTAGATGAGAGTTTATTTAGCAAGAACGAGGCGACCCTTGTCAACTTCTGGTTTAATGGTTGCTCTGCCTGTGTAAATGAGATGCCTGCACTTGAAAAATTTAGCAAGAAGCTAAAAGAACAGGGGGCTGAGCTTGTAGGTATCAATGCAGGTACAGCAAGTGATGAAAAAGGGCTTGCAGAGGCGAAGGACATCCTTTCTAAGCAGGGAGTAACCTATAGGAATCTAATTCTTCCTAATGACCACGAGTATGTGAGGACCATATTTACCTTCCCAACGACTGTTATAGTTGACAAGCAGGGAAATATAATCGGCGACCCTATCGTAGGCGCAATCGAGGACGAGAAGAAACAGGCAGAGATACTTAAGGTAATAGAGGAGATAAAGGCAGGAAACGGAGTTACAGCAAAGGTTACATCTGATGACAAGAATGCTCCTGTAGACCCTGCTGCATCACTTTACGAGGAAGAGAACAAGGTTTTTGCTGAAAATGCAGATGTTTGGAATAAGTTATTCTCTAAGATAAAGAAGGATGAAGCTGAGAAAAATGCAGATAAGCCATATGTAGAGTTCCTAACAGAGCAGTTCGAGGCTGCAAAGGCTGACTTTACTGAGGAAGAGAGTAAGGTAATCAAAGAGGGACTTACTAAGATTGCTGAGATTGAGAAGAAGATTGAGGAGTTAAGGAAGAAGTAA
- a CDS encoding 4Fe-4S binding protein — protein sequence MEKKLTNNKNKGRVKDFLKSRTMVQIIATLLTNIHLPNFFKGTLYQGKGKIACVPGLNCYSCPGATGSCPIGSFQAVVGSRDFSLTYYITGIMIFFGVMLGRFICGFLCPFGLFQDLLHKIPSKKFSTKKLKALTYLKYIILLVAVIILPTFLNNAAGISSPYFCKYICPQGILEGGIPLSIASPAIRATLGKLFLWKLSILILVIVLSVLVYRPFCKWICPLGAFYALFNKVSLLHYNVDFNKCVSCGKCARTCKMDVDITKNDAHMECIRCGECVKVCPTKAISVNWGPEKMKILERARELNKNKTTKSVN from the coding sequence GTGGAAAAGAAGTTAACTAACAATAAAAATAAGGGCCGGGTTAAAGATTTCCTTAAAAGCAGGACAATGGTACAGATAATAGCAACTCTATTAACTAATATTCATCTTCCTAACTTTTTTAAGGGAACCTTGTATCAGGGTAAAGGGAAAATAGCCTGTGTGCCGGGACTTAACTGCTACTCCTGTCCGGGAGCAACAGGATCCTGTCCTATCGGCTCATTTCAGGCGGTGGTAGGCTCGAGGGACTTTAGCCTTACCTACTATATTACGGGAATTATGATATTTTTCGGTGTTATGCTTGGTAGATTTATCTGTGGATTCCTCTGTCCATTTGGACTGTTTCAGGATTTGCTTCACAAGATACCGTCTAAGAAGTTTAGCACCAAGAAGCTAAAGGCACTGACTTACCTTAAATACATCATTTTGCTGGTAGCAGTCATCATACTTCCTACATTCTTAAATAATGCAGCGGGGATATCTTCACCGTACTTTTGTAAATACATCTGTCCTCAGGGTATACTTGAAGGAGGCATTCCCCTGTCGATAGCAAGTCCTGCCATCAGAGCAACACTTGGCAAGCTCTTCCTTTGGAAGCTTAGCATCCTCATCCTTGTGATTGTGCTAAGTGTGCTTGTGTACCGTCCGTTTTGTAAGTGGATATGCCCTCTTGGAGCCTTTTATGCTCTGTTTAATAAGGTGTCACTCCTCCACTACAATGTAGACTTTAACAAGTGTGTATCCTGTGGAAAATGTGCAAGAACCTGTAAGATGGATGTGGATATAACCAAAAACGATGCCCATATGGAATGCATCCGTTGCGGTGAATGTGTGAAAGTCTGTCCTACCAAGGCTATCAGCGTGAATTGGGGACCTGAGAAGATGAAGATTCTCGAAAGAGCGCGTGAGCTTAATAAAAATAAAACAACAAAAAGTGTGAACTAA
- a CDS encoding CD1871A family CXXC motif-containing protein: MGNFTFKTNKKKLVAQVALLVVSIAFIAFGAYRGEAQTVLTKAINLCLECVGIG, encoded by the coding sequence ATGGGGAATTTCACATTTAAGACTAACAAAAAGAAGTTAGTGGCTCAGGTGGCTTTACTTGTAGTTTCGATTGCGTTTATAGCATTTGGGGCATACCGCGGAGAGGCTCAAACTGTACTTACCAAAGCAATCAACCTATGTCTTGAGTGCGTGGGTATAGGCTAA
- a CDS encoding response regulator transcription factor translates to MRLLVVEDEKALCESIAKGLRLDGYEVDTAFDGEEAVEVISTDSYDLIILDLNLPGMDGLDILKNMRENDNETNVLILSARGGLNDKIEGLDSGANDYLCKPFHFEELEARVRSLTRRRTVQNNIVLECGEISLNTKTRTAFAKGEEIALTRKELAILEYLILHQGRPVSQEELIEHVWDGSVDSFSNSIRVHISALRKKIRTALGKDPITNRVGQGYVIGGNGE, encoded by the coding sequence GTGAGACTGTTGGTTGTTGAAGATGAAAAGGCTCTGTGCGAGTCCATTGCAAAGGGACTTAGGCTTGATGGCTATGAGGTAGATACGGCTTTTGACGGAGAGGAAGCGGTGGAGGTAATCTCTACCGATAGCTATGACCTTATTATCCTTGACTTAAATCTGCCGGGGATGGACGGCTTAGACATACTGAAAAATATGCGTGAAAATGATAATGAGACAAATGTCCTCATCCTCTCTGCAAGAGGCGGACTGAACGATAAAATAGAGGGACTTGACAGTGGGGCAAATGATTATCTATGTAAGCCTTTTCACTTTGAAGAGCTTGAGGCAAGGGTTAGGAGCCTCACTAGAAGAAGGACTGTTCAAAACAATATAGTCCTTGAATGTGGGGAAATATCCTTAAATACCAAGACACGCACTGCCTTTGCAAAAGGAGAAGAGATTGCACTTACAAGGAAGGAACTTGCAATCCTGGAATACCTCATCCTCCACCAGGGGCGCCCTGTAAGTCAGGAGGAGCTTATAGAGCATGTATGGGACGGTAGCGTGGATAGCTTTAGCAACTCAATCAGGGTTCACATAAGTGCACTTAGAAAGAAGATAAGAACTGCCCTAGGTAAAGACCCTATTACCAATAGAGTAGGCCAAGGCTATGTGATAGGAGGGAATGGAGAATGA
- a CDS encoding sensor histidine kinase: protein MKKHLSLRWKLTLMTAFMVVTACLAICFFISRSAILYMDEIGNSAIAILPNTDIPTTNSDEIKVVLNPKSVVADTVKNTQIEFWIKSLAITLIITLTVSFLMYLIVGYALYPLRELTLQIEDIQAKNLKKPILSKSNSTEIERLTLAFNRLLLRLEETFATQRQFSANAAHELRTPLAVMSTKFEVFEKNKNPDEADYKEAIGMARSQTDRLSHVIDILLEMTELQSAPKSDSISLSEITEEVICDLVAVAEKKNISLVQDDGEARLTGSDTLVYRAIYNLIENAIKYNKNDGKVSIAITEDEDFAKVIITDTGSGIAKEDWDKIFEPFFRVDKSRSRSMGGAGLGLALVKEIAVRHGGDVKVVESSDRGSSIELSLSKNNN, encoded by the coding sequence ATGAAAAAGCATCTTTCTCTTAGGTGGAAGCTCACCCTTATGACAGCCTTTATGGTAGTTACCGCCTGCCTTGCAATCTGCTTTTTTATAAGCCGTTCTGCCATACTTTATATGGATGAGATTGGCAATTCAGCTATAGCCATACTCCCAAATACCGATATCCCTACAACTAATTCTGATGAGATTAAGGTAGTACTTAACCCTAAGTCTGTAGTTGCAGATACAGTTAAAAACACGCAGATTGAATTCTGGATAAAAAGTCTTGCAATTACACTAATTATAACCCTTACGGTGAGCTTTCTTATGTATCTCATAGTGGGCTATGCACTTTATCCTTTGAGGGAGCTTACCCTGCAGATAGAGGACATTCAGGCAAAGAACCTTAAAAAACCCATACTATCAAAAAGTAATTCTACAGAGATAGAAAGACTTACCCTTGCCTTTAACAGACTTCTCCTTAGACTTGAGGAGACCTTTGCCACACAAAGGCAGTTCTCAGCCAATGCCGCTCACGAGCTTAGAACTCCTCTTGCGGTGATGAGTACAAAGTTTGAGGTCTTTGAAAAAAATAAAAATCCGGATGAAGCAGACTATAAAGAAGCCATAGGTATGGCAAGAAGCCAGACCGACCGTCTCTCACACGTAATTGACATCCTACTTGAAATGACTGAGCTGCAGTCAGCTCCCAAGAGTGATAGTATCTCTCTTTCTGAGATAACTGAAGAGGTCATCTGCGACCTGGTGGCTGTGGCTGAAAAAAAGAATATAAGCCTTGTTCAAGACGATGGAGAGGCAAGGCTTACTGGCAGCGATACCCTTGTGTACAGGGCTATATATAATCTGATCGAAAATGCAATTAAGTACAACAAAAATGACGGTAAGGTGTCTATAGCCATTACTGAGGACGAGGACTTTGCAAAGGTGATTATCACAGACACCGGAAGCGGTATAGCAAAAGAAGACTGGGATAAAATATTTGAGCCGTTTTTCAGAGTTGATAAATCCCGAAGCCGTTCTATGGGCGGAGCAGGACTGGGACTTGCCCTCGTAAAGGAAATCGCAGTAAGGCATGGCGGTGATGTAAAGGTTGTAGAGAGTTCTGATAGAGGAAGCAGTATAGAGCTTTCACTAAGTAAAAATAATAATTAG
- a CDS encoding methyl-accepting chemotaxis protein, whose product MKMKNNVAKDGNTRVKSVGMTISIIISILLIITLGAKTAVDATRSYNSAISSNKELQYERTRKLGKQLEQRFNSVYYTAKTIEDAVDALMKNTTKEERKRKIISDMVEETIASNADIGGLGVFFEPNGFDGKDEQNKTSDNEEGLMQSYFSRDAGGSFKESKIKGYRDSSWYTEIMKTGKALITQPFKDGDNIVTTYGIPITEDGKLIGAVTADIYVTELSKELAEDPNNSEDNFTVLVSDEGLVTAHSMDESFILKDITDDPEVKSRIEKAQQNEESELEKVSVTTGKNSLIIYVPVAVEGTSEYWVFESVISMSKMTAEAVRTAVFSVIINIVLIIVIAFVIMLLLRKMVSLPLKVVSSALSKLADYNLNLDAERAENAKYDKSGNEIAGLILSLRKLNQNLISIVSNINSHAQNTAATAEELTATAQSTSDAAGEVATAVTNIADGASSQAEDTQAAAASVETANRLLSGMMDTLGELDEATNTIDKCKNDGNETLKDLVELTDENRKISDNVSAVIVETSEATVKISNASEMIQSISDQTNLLALNAAIEAARAGEAGKGFAVVADEIRKLAEQSAGFTAEIRAVIDELKTKAESAVTMMEQSSEMVAKQSEKVAETSEKFEEISKAVENSKNIVAEINSSSKTIETENQNVTKMVENLSAIAEENAATSEEASASVDTQVQSIGDISAASENLAHIATELQDEVARFTF is encoded by the coding sequence ATGAAGATGAAGAACAACGTAGCTAAAGATGGAAATACCAGGGTAAAGAGTGTAGGTATGACGATAAGCATAATCATTTCGATTTTACTTATCATCACACTGGGAGCAAAGACAGCTGTTGATGCTACAAGAAGCTATAATTCCGCCATAAGTTCAAACAAGGAACTTCAATATGAACGAACAAGGAAGTTAGGGAAGCAGCTTGAGCAGCGGTTTAACTCTGTTTACTACACTGCTAAAACTATCGAAGATGCAGTAGATGCCTTGATGAAGAACACAACCAAGGAAGAAAGAAAAAGAAAGATCATATCTGATATGGTTGAAGAAACCATCGCAAGTAATGCGGATATAGGTGGACTTGGGGTGTTCTTTGAACCAAATGGATTCGACGGTAAAGATGAGCAGAATAAGACATCTGACAATGAAGAAGGACTTATGCAGTCTTATTTTAGCAGGGATGCTGGTGGAAGCTTTAAGGAAAGTAAAATAAAGGGCTACAGGGATTCAAGCTGGTACACCGAGATAATGAAGACAGGTAAAGCACTTATTACACAGCCTTTTAAGGATGGAGATAATATAGTAACTACCTACGGAATACCTATAACCGAGGACGGGAAGCTAATCGGAGCAGTTACAGCAGACATCTATGTTACCGAACTGTCTAAGGAGCTTGCAGAAGACCCTAACAATAGTGAGGACAATTTTACTGTTCTTGTATCTGATGAGGGACTTGTGACCGCACATTCAATGGATGAAAGCTTCATACTTAAAGATATAACTGATGATCCTGAGGTTAAGTCAAGGATTGAAAAGGCACAGCAGAATGAGGAATCCGAACTCGAGAAAGTTTCTGTAACCACAGGGAAAAATTCTTTGATTATATATGTACCGGTAGCTGTAGAAGGAACTTCAGAATACTGGGTATTTGAATCTGTTATAAGCATGAGTAAAATGACAGCGGAGGCAGTCAGGACAGCTGTATTTAGTGTGATTATCAACATAGTGCTTATTATAGTGATTGCATTTGTTATCATGCTCCTTTTAAGAAAGATGGTATCGCTGCCACTTAAGGTTGTAAGCAGTGCACTATCTAAACTTGCTGACTACAACCTCAATCTGGATGCAGAAAGAGCAGAAAATGCTAAGTATGACAAGAGTGGTAATGAGATAGCAGGGCTGATATTAAGTCTTAGGAAGCTCAACCAGAATCTTATCAGTATAGTATCAAATATTAATTCGCATGCACAAAATACCGCTGCTACTGCCGAAGAGCTCACAGCTACGGCACAGTCTACATCAGATGCAGCAGGAGAGGTAGCTACTGCAGTTACCAATATAGCTGACGGAGCAAGCAGCCAGGCAGAAGATACACAGGCAGCAGCTGCCTCAGTAGAGACTGCCAACAGGCTTCTTAGTGGAATGATGGATACACTGGGCGAGCTTGATGAGGCAACTAATACTATTGATAAATGCAAAAATGATGGAAATGAAACACTTAAAGACCTTGTTGAACTTACAGATGAAAACCGTAAGATATCAGATAATGTTAGTGCTGTTATAGTTGAGACAAGTGAGGCAACAGTGAAGATATCAAATGCATCTGAGATGATTCAGTCTATCTCAGACCAGACCAACCTTCTTGCACTTAATGCGGCTATTGAGGCAGCAAGAGCAGGCGAGGCAGGAAAGGGCTTTGCGGTTGTTGCTGATGAAATCAGAAAACTTGCAGAACAGAGTGCAGGCTTTACTGCAGAGATAAGAGCCGTAATTGACGAGCTTAAGACTAAGGCCGAATCAGCAGTAACCATGATGGAGCAGTCAAGCGAAATGGTTGCAAAGCAAAGTGAAAAAGTGGCAGAAACAAGCGAGAAGTTTGAGGAAATATCAAAGGCGGTTGAGAATAGTAAGAACATCGTGGCAGAGATAAATTCATCTTCAAAGACCATTGAGACTGAGAACCAGAACGTAACAAAGATGGTTGAAAACCTCTCAGCAATTGCTGAGGAGAATGCAGCTACATCAGAAGAAGCATCTGCATCAGTGGATACTCAGGTTCAGTCTATAGGAGATATATCTGCTGCAAGTGAAAATCTTGCACATATAGCAACTGAGCTTCAGGATGAAGTAGCTAGATTTACGTTCTAG
- a CDS encoding sugar ABC transporter permease, translating into MDNKVKMSSSYRARQVMTNVFVHIFLAVLAAIWVLPVVWVVLKSLTPKGSSGIFPDKLSFENYTKLFTDTAILNFPKMFMNTFIIAVFSCLVSTVFVLCVSYCLSRLRFKARKPFMNMAMILGLFPGIMAIVAVYYIIKSLGLSQGPMIRVALVLIYSASSGLGFYIAKGFFDTVPKALDEAAMIDGATKWEVFTKVTIPLSKPVIVFTVLTAFISPWVDFIAAKVICRAEADYFTVSIGLWQMLSKEYIIDWYTRFAAGAVCISIPIAVLFIYLQKFYVNGMGGAVKG; encoded by the coding sequence ATGGATAATAAAGTAAAAATGTCATCTTCATATAGGGCTCGTCAGGTAATGACCAATGTATTTGTACATATATTTTTGGCTGTGCTTGCTGCAATATGGGTACTTCCTGTAGTTTGGGTTGTACTTAAGAGTCTTACACCTAAGGGCAGTTCGGGTATATTTCCTGATAAGCTAAGCTTTGAGAACTACACAAAGCTTTTCACTGATACAGCCATACTGAACTTCCCTAAGATGTTTATGAACACCTTTATAATTGCAGTTTTTTCCTGCCTTGTATCGACAGTATTTGTGCTTTGCGTAAGCTACTGTCTTTCAAGACTTCGATTTAAGGCAAGAAAGCCATTTATGAACATGGCTATGATACTCGGGCTCTTTCCGGGAATTATGGCTATTGTGGCTGTGTACTATATCATCAAGTCACTTGGTCTTTCACAGGGACCTATGATTAGGGTTGCTCTTGTACTCATATACTCAGCCAGTTCCGGACTGGGCTTCTACATAGCAAAGGGCTTCTTTGATACAGTGCCTAAGGCACTTGACGAGGCTGCCATGATAGACGGTGCTACCAAATGGGAGGTATTCACCAAGGTAACTATTCCTCTATCAAAGCCTGTTATTGTATTTACAGTACTTACAGCCTTCATATCACCTTGGGTAGACTTTATTGCCGCAAAGGTTATCTGTAGGGCAGAAGCTGATTATTTTACAGTTTCTATCGGACTGTGGCAGATGCTTAGCAAGGAGTATATCATTGACTGGTATACAAGATTTGCAGCAGGAGCAGTGTGCATCTCCATTCCTATAGCTGTCCTCTTCATTTACTTACAGAAGTTCTATGTAAATGGAATGGGTGGAGCCGTAAAGGGCTAA